The segment GCAACTGCTGGAATCTCTCCTGTGTGAAACTGCGCTAGATCCTCGATCGTCCGAGTTAAGTGCTCACCATCATTGATACCAGGACAGAGAACCACTTGAGCATGGATCTGTAGCTGTCGTTCTTGGAACCATCGCATCTGGTCGAGAATTTGACCTGCTCTTGAATTTTTCAGCAACCGAGTTCTGACATCTGCTTCAGTTGCATGAACTGAAACATAAAGTGGGGAAAGCCTCATCTGTTCAATCCGGTTCCACTCGCGCTGAGTCAAATTCGTCAGCGTCAAATAGCTCCCATAAAGAAAACTCAGCCGATAGTCATCATCTTTGAGGTAAAGACTATCTCGCTTGCCCGGAGGCTGTTGATCAATAAAGCAAAATGGACAGCGATTCGTACATTGGATCAACCCATCAAACAGAGCCGTTTCAAACTCCAAACCCAGATCCTCATCATAATCTTTCTCAATTTCGATCTGATGGGTTTTTCCTTTGCGATCGATCACGTCGAGTTCTAAAAATTCGTCCGCACACAAAAACTGATAGTCGATCAGATCGCGAGGCTTTTCGCCGTTGATCGATACAATGCGATCGCCCACCTCAAATCCAATCTCTTGCGCGATTGAACCCGACAACACCCCAGTAATTAACGCCGGACGAATAGAAATCTCGCTCATGACTCGAACTTTGACAGCTTCTCTAGTTTAAGCCTTTAGAACTTGTGTGGCGATTGCGGCTAATAATGTGATGCCTAACGCCAAGCGATACCAGACAAAGACCCAAGTACTCTGACGCTGCAAAAACTTCAGCAGCCAAGCGATCGATAAATACGAAAACACAAACGCTGAAATGATGCCAAACAGCAAAGGCATTCCCATTGAACCATCTTGTAACACGTCTTTCGTTTGCACTAAGGTGGCAATCGCCAAAGTCGGCAGACCGAGCAGAAAGGAAAATCGAGCCGCTGTTTCTCTGCGTAATCCTAAAAACAAGCCAGTCGTCAAAGTCGAACCTGAGCGCGAGGCTCCAGGCAGCAACGCAATCATTTGCCCAAGTCCAACCAAAATCCCATCTTTCACCTCAAGCTCATCAAACCCCCGTTTCCGAGAACCGACTTTCTCGGCAAGTGCCAACAAAAGCGACATCACGATCGACATCACAGCAATTAGTGTCGCACTCTCTAACTTTACGCCCAACTCTTTGAGCATCA is part of the Leptolyngbya boryana PCC 6306 genome and harbors:
- a CDS encoding undecaprenyl-diphosphate phosphatase, coding for MTPLLVVASESNSLFALFQGVVLGLVQGITEFLPISSTAHLIIFTDVFGWQNQWKKEAIDAIQFGSVIAVLMYFWKDIRNILSGALGAFVRKEWYREDWKIFIGIVFGTVPALAGGLMLKELGVKLESATLIAVMSIVMSLLLALAEKVGSRKRGFDELEVKDGILVGLGQMIALLPGASRSGSTLTTGLFLGLRRETAARFSFLLGLPTLAIATLVQTKDVLQDGSMGMPLLFGIISAFVFSYLSIAWLLKFLQRQSTWVFVWYRLALGITLLAAIATQVLKA